One window of the Flavobacteriaceae bacterium YJPT1-3 genome contains the following:
- a CDS encoding DEAD/DEAH box helicase family protein: protein MSKEPALSKPTSKELYPYQERDLDAIFEVMEKQPDDFNLLYQLPTGGGKTVVFSEIIRRYIRQKNKKVVILTHRIELSEQTSRVLTEFNVPNMIINSSVKTLEGEEDYMCYVAMVETLNNRLQDKAIKLNNIGLVIIDEAHYNSFRKLFKYFKNSFILGVTATPLSSNIKLPMKDNYQDLIVGENISSLIEKGYLAKANVITQDVGLKGLKLGINGDYTVKSSELVYTMISMQNKLVNMYEDHAKGTKTLIFNNGINTSRYVYDTFKRAGYEIRHLDNTHSASERAEILDWFKKTPDAILTSVSILTTGFDEPTVETIILNRATRSLTLYFQMIGRGSRVLPDKSEFQVIDLGNNMHRFGAWDAPIDWKEIFKYPDFFLENLVSDEEIERNFEYQMPAELRAEFAKTKETGFDIDGEYKKVLAAGLKSKTVLERSLEQHAEMICENAEDIFDARVLASKLKEDIAYRVRLYSYCIMQNTKNYREYLEEDYMRKLRVRLSQKYQNITV, encoded by the coding sequence TTGAGCAAGGAACCCGCACTTTCAAAACCCACGTCCAAAGAACTATACCCCTATCAAGAGCGCGATCTTGATGCCATTTTTGAAGTCATGGAAAAACAACCAGACGACTTCAATCTGCTGTATCAGTTGCCTACAGGAGGTGGAAAGACTGTGGTGTTTTCTGAGATCATAAGACGCTACATTCGACAGAAAAACAAGAAGGTCGTTATTCTCACCCATCGAATCGAGCTTTCAGAGCAAACCTCCCGAGTACTTACCGAGTTCAATGTTCCCAATATGATCATCAATTCTTCCGTAAAAACGTTGGAAGGGGAAGAAGATTATATGTGCTATGTGGCCATGGTAGAAACCTTGAATAATCGCCTACAGGATAAAGCGATTAAGCTCAATAATATAGGGCTGGTCATTATAGATGAAGCTCATTATAACAGTTTCCGTAAACTGTTCAAGTACTTCAAAAATTCCTTCATCCTAGGCGTCACAGCAACGCCGCTCAGCAGTAATATTAAGCTACCTATGAAGGATAATTATCAAGATCTGATCGTGGGAGAGAATATTTCTTCTTTGATCGAGAAGGGTTATTTGGCGAAAGCCAATGTCATCACTCAGGATGTAGGACTGAAAGGGTTGAAATTGGGAATCAATGGCGACTATACCGTAAAATCATCAGAACTGGTGTACACCATGATCAGCATGCAGAATAAGCTGGTCAATATGTATGAAGATCATGCTAAAGGGACCAAAACTTTGATCTTCAACAACGGTATTAACACCTCGCGTTACGTCTACGATACCTTTAAGAGAGCCGGCTACGAGATCCGTCATTTAGACAATACGCACAGCGCTTCAGAACGTGCGGAGATTCTGGATTGGTTTAAGAAGACCCCAGATGCGATTTTGACTAGTGTTAGTATCTTAACGACCGGTTTTGATGAGCCCACCGTAGAAACCATCATTCTCAATCGCGCCACGCGTTCCTTAACGCTTTACTTCCAGATGATCGGTCGTGGGTCTCGTGTATTGCCTGATAAATCAGAATTTCAGGTCATCGATCTGGGGAATAACATGCACCGTTTTGGCGCCTGGGACGCGCCTATCGATTGGAAAGAAATCTTCAAATACCCCGACTTCTTCCTGGAGAATCTGGTGAGCGATGAAGAGATTGAACGCAATTTTGAATATCAGATGCCGGCGGAACTTCGCGCTGAATTCGCGAAGACCAAAGAAACCGGATTCGACATTGATGGGGAATATAAAAAAGTATTGGCCGCCGGTTTAAAATCCAAAACAGTATTAGAACGTTCTCTGGAACAACATGCTGAGATGATCTGTGAAAACGCTGAGGACATCTTCGATGCTCGCGTACTCGCCAGTAAACTGAAAGAAGATATCGCTTACCGGGTGCGTCTCTACTCGTACTGTATTATGCAAAACACCAAAAACTATAGGGAATATCTGGAAGAGGATTATATGCGTAAACTACGTGTTAGGCTCAGCCAGAAATATCAGAACATTACGGTCTAA
- a CDS encoding SDR family oxidoreductase, translated as MEKSNEKVALVTGGSKGIGYGVAEALLRQGYKVAITSRSLSHAQEAADKLSLSDKDKVLALEADVRSLEEQQNAVQEILDQWGRLDVLIANAGLGHFAPISELSASQWEETIDTNLTGVFYSVKASLDAIKKQKGYIITISSLAGTNFFAGGTAYNASKFGLTGFTQALMLDVRSDDVKVTTIMPGSVATHFNGNEPSSKDAWKIQIEDMGKLVIDLLTMHPRTLPSKVEVRPSRPPSSK; from the coding sequence ATGGAAAAATCAAACGAAAAAGTAGCCTTAGTGACTGGAGGCTCAAAAGGAATAGGGTATGGAGTGGCGGAGGCCTTGCTAAGACAGGGCTACAAAGTGGCTATCACCAGCCGCTCGTTAAGCCATGCGCAAGAAGCAGCCGATAAGCTCTCGCTTTCAGATAAAGACAAGGTCTTGGCTTTGGAAGCTGACGTGCGCAGTTTGGAGGAACAACAGAATGCAGTACAGGAAATTCTCGATCAATGGGGGCGACTGGACGTTTTGATTGCCAACGCTGGTCTGGGTCATTTCGCACCCATTTCAGAACTATCCGCCAGCCAGTGGGAAGAGACCATTGATACCAATCTAACCGGAGTGTTTTACAGCGTAAAAGCCTCTTTAGACGCTATAAAAAAGCAAAAAGGTTACATCATTACCATTTCGAGTCTCGCAGGAACCAATTTCTTTGCCGGAGGTACGGCCTATAATGCAAGTAAGTTTGGCTTAACCGGTTTCACCCAAGCCTTGATGTTGGATGTGAGAAGCGATGATGTAAAAGTAACCACCATCATGCCGGGCTCTGTTGCAACTCATTTCAATGGTAATGAACCCAGTTCAAAGGATGCCTGGAAAATACAAATAGAAGATATGGGGAAACTGGTAATCGATCTTTTAACCATGCATCCACGCACCTTACCAAGCAAAGTCGAGGTCCGGCCTTCGCGTCCGCCAAGCAGCAAATAG
- a CDS encoding short-chain dehydrogenase, producing the protein MLRVKAASHRKSRLQLIHQYYQYTGFYDFLGSTLRKALTPLLLLISSLLVIHYLVIDLNELLGSITTSFSTLGILLTFFASESILGLIPPEIFIAWSDGTSQPLFYLCLIALLSYLGGVVSYFIGNIGCRIPSVHRTLELRMAKHLKNTRKWGGFLIVVGALLPVPFSLTSMAAGMIKFPFLSFLSFGLLRIVRIFIYAAVIFNVV; encoded by the coding sequence ATGTTACGAGTCAAAGCGGCTAGCCACCGAAAATCGCGGTTGCAGCTTATACATCAGTATTATCAGTATACTGGTTTTTATGATTTTCTTGGTTCTACTTTACGCAAGGCCCTGACTCCCCTACTCTTACTGATCAGTTCTCTGCTGGTCATTCATTATTTAGTGATCGATCTGAATGAATTGTTAGGAAGTATTACCACTTCATTCTCCACCCTAGGTATACTACTCACCTTTTTTGCTTCTGAGAGTATACTCGGACTCATACCGCCAGAGATATTTATAGCCTGGAGTGATGGAACTTCACAACCCCTATTCTATCTGTGTCTAATCGCTTTACTGAGTTACTTAGGTGGAGTGGTCTCTTACTTCATTGGAAATATTGGATGCAGAATTCCTTCCGTGCATCGTACCCTAGAATTACGCATGGCCAAGCATTTAAAGAACACTCGAAAATGGGGCGGATTTTTAATCGTCGTCGGAGCCCTTTTACCGGTTCCCTTTTCGCTGACGAGTATGGCTGCCGGTATGATCAAGTTTCCGTTTCTTAGCTTCCTTTCTTTCGGTTTATTGCGTATCGTACGTATTTTCATTTACGCTGCCGTCATTTTCAATGTCGTGTAG
- a CDS encoding DUF3817 domain-containing protein, which yields MIKSFRTIAILEGISFLIILFVTMPLKYIWEEGLPNKIIGMAHGILFLLYLVLAVLVKQERNWSMRTLGVVWLCSILPFGTFWMEKRYLPKNA from the coding sequence ATGATAAAATCTTTTCGAACAATAGCCATTTTAGAGGGTATTAGTTTCCTAATCATTCTATTTGTAACTATGCCTTTAAAATATATATGGGAGGAAGGCTTGCCCAATAAAATTATAGGAATGGCTCACGGTATTCTCTTTTTGCTATACCTGGTTTTGGCCGTTTTAGTCAAGCAAGAAAGAAACTGGAGCATGCGTACACTGGGTGTCGTTTGGCTCTGCTCTATACTGCCTTTTGGCACCTTCTGGATGGAAAAGCGCTACCTTCCCAAGAACGCTTAA
- a CDS encoding M15 family metallopeptidase, which translates to MRFFNLIIILSISYCGWGQDSSAIDESKLINIATLDTLFAYDVRYATANNFLEQAVYDCERCYLLPEVAKALAEANHYFCELGYRIVLFDCYRPLSVQKKMWEIYPNPGYVGNPYGSGSVHNRGAAVDLSLVTLDGDPVDMGTDYDYFGKEAHIDYTGHSDVVNANRKLLWDGLAKFGFTPIRTEWWHVNYKVNYSLPVLDYDFDCNNN; encoded by the coding sequence ATGCGATTTTTTAATCTAATAATTATTTTAAGCATTTCTTACTGCGGCTGGGGTCAGGATTCGTCGGCTATTGATGAATCAAAATTGATCAACATCGCTACGCTGGACACGCTCTTTGCCTATGATGTGCGCTACGCCACAGCAAATAATTTTTTAGAACAGGCGGTCTACGACTGCGAGCGGTGTTATTTGCTACCTGAGGTTGCCAAGGCACTGGCTGAAGCCAATCACTACTTCTGTGAACTTGGTTATCGCATTGTGCTGTTTGATTGTTATCGACCCTTGTCTGTGCAGAAGAAAATGTGGGAGATTTATCCTAATCCAGGATATGTTGGGAACCCGTATGGGAGCGGTTCGGTGCATAACCGTGGAGCTGCCGTTGATCTATCTCTGGTAACTCTGGACGGTGATCCCGTTGACATGGGAACCGATTATGATTATTTTGGAAAGGAAGCTCATATCGACTACACCGGACATTCGGATGTCGTCAATGCCAATCGCAAATTATTGTGGGACGGACTGGCTAAATTCGGATTCACACCCATTCGTACAGAATGGTGGCACGTCAATTATAAGGTGAATTACAGTCTTCCGGTACTGGATTACGATTTCGACTGCAACAATAACTAA
- a CDS encoding pitrilysin family protein has protein sequence MNYRLIWCCLALGLLLGCNKEESATPTDTFTLDYEKFTLDNGLEVILHVDRSDPIVAVATVMHVGSNREKPGKTGFAHFFEHMSFNDSENVPVGANRKMIPEWGGSRNGGTWSDGTIYYEVVPKDAFEKILWIDSDRFGYMINTVTEEALEREKQVVKNEKRQRVDNAPYGYTDEIIRKNLYPEGHPYSWTVIGSLPDLQSATLEDVKEFYNQYYGAGNASLVIAGDIDIEETKRLVQQWFGEIPKGPEVAPLNPQPVVLDESKSLYFEDNFAKLPELRQVYPTIPAYHEDEVPLGILGQLLSGSRKAPLYQVIVEEQKLAPNVSTYNNSSELAGEFVFRVRANAGTSLDSVNQAIQKGLDRFEKNGFTDDELKRIKTEAETNLYYGVETVLNKAFQLVQDNEFGGDPAYITERAAKTQAVTREDIMRVYNTYIKDQQHVMLSTVPKEQADLAVTGAQQAEVWQEEVTAMKANEQVAQGEEAEYEKTPTAFDRSEPDFGEAPLFNSPDIWEATLDNRMHAYGIESNELPLVVFRITIDGGQLLEDLEKAGVSSLTASMMNQGTKNRTPAELEEAIGLLGASINFNAGKEELVISGSCLARNYKETMALVQEMLLEPRWDEAEFERLTKALETNLKGREANPRAIASLNFDQLIYGKDNIYGIATNDTLETTKNITLNDLKAYYQQLNPEDAVLHIVGDLNQEEALAGAAPLVASWKGDAVPLPEYALENQGHAGKLYFIDVPGSKQSVLYIGKPALSATDPKADELDFANEILGGGSSGRLFQVLRIGKGYTYGAYSYIPERLAVAPFTIQSSVRANATFPSLEIIEDMVESYGPDFTQEDVALTQNKILKQNTRAYESLNAKLGMLRDISKFKKPKDFVEQEQQRLMEMTLDDFKAVIENYLQEDEMVYVVVGDKATQWEEVKKLGKPVIELDIYGAPVE, from the coding sequence ATGAACTATCGATTAATCTGGTGTTGTTTGGCCTTAGGTCTTTTGCTGGGCTGCAACAAGGAAGAATCTGCTACACCAACAGATACTTTCACCTTAGACTATGAAAAATTCACCTTGGACAATGGATTGGAGGTTATCCTCCATGTGGATCGCAGCGATCCTATTGTGGCGGTGGCTACAGTGATGCACGTGGGATCCAATAGAGAGAAGCCTGGCAAAACCGGATTTGCGCACTTCTTCGAACACATGTCCTTTAATGATAGTGAGAATGTACCGGTGGGAGCCAATCGAAAAATGATCCCGGAGTGGGGTGGAAGCCGTAATGGTGGGACCTGGAGCGATGGAACCATCTACTACGAAGTGGTGCCTAAGGATGCGTTTGAGAAAATATTGTGGATCGATTCTGATCGCTTTGGATACATGATCAACACGGTTACCGAGGAAGCCTTAGAGCGGGAAAAACAAGTCGTAAAGAATGAAAAGCGCCAACGGGTAGATAATGCGCCTTATGGGTATACCGATGAGATCATTCGTAAGAACCTCTATCCGGAGGGGCATCCATATTCCTGGACCGTGATCGGTTCTCTTCCAGATTTGCAGAGTGCCACCCTGGAGGATGTCAAAGAATTCTACAATCAATACTACGGTGCAGGGAATGCTTCGCTGGTCATAGCCGGAGATATTGATATAGAGGAAACCAAAAGATTGGTGCAGCAATGGTTTGGAGAAATTCCCAAAGGTCCGGAGGTGGCTCCCTTGAACCCGCAACCCGTAGTGCTGGATGAATCCAAGTCGCTGTATTTTGAAGATAACTTTGCCAAGCTTCCCGAATTACGCCAGGTGTACCCAACAATTCCTGCCTATCATGAGGATGAAGTACCGCTTGGAATTTTAGGGCAATTATTGAGTGGGAGCAGAAAGGCACCGCTTTATCAGGTGATTGTCGAGGAGCAGAAGCTAGCCCCTAATGTATCGACCTACAATAATAGCAGTGAGTTGGCCGGCGAATTTGTATTTCGCGTACGCGCTAATGCAGGTACTTCATTGGATTCAGTAAACCAGGCCATTCAAAAAGGATTGGATCGATTCGAAAAGAACGGATTTACAGATGATGAGCTGAAGCGAATAAAAACGGAAGCCGAAACCAATTTGTATTACGGGGTGGAAACGGTGTTGAATAAAGCCTTTCAATTGGTTCAGGACAATGAATTTGGAGGTGATCCGGCCTATATCACGGAAAGGGCCGCCAAAACGCAGGCCGTAACCCGCGAAGATATTATGCGCGTATATAACACCTATATTAAAGATCAGCAACATGTCATGTTGAGTACCGTCCCTAAAGAGCAAGCGGATTTGGCGGTTACTGGTGCGCAGCAAGCCGAAGTTTGGCAGGAAGAAGTGACCGCGATGAAGGCCAATGAGCAGGTGGCTCAGGGCGAGGAAGCGGAGTATGAAAAAACACCGACTGCCTTTGATCGCAGTGAACCTGACTTTGGTGAAGCGCCCTTGTTCAACAGCCCGGACATTTGGGAAGCTACTCTGGACAATAGGATGCATGCTTATGGGATCGAAAGTAATGAATTGCCCCTGGTGGTTTTTCGTATTACCATTGATGGTGGGCAGCTCTTGGAAGATCTTGAGAAAGCCGGGGTGAGTTCGCTAACGGCAAGCATGATGAATCAGGGCACGAAAAACAGAACTCCCGCTGAATTGGAGGAAGCGATTGGCCTACTGGGCGCCTCGATCAACTTTAATGCAGGCAAAGAAGAATTAGTTATTTCCGGGAGTTGTCTGGCTCGGAATTACAAGGAAACCATGGCACTAGTACAGGAAATGCTTTTAGAGCCTCGTTGGGATGAAGCGGAGTTTGAGCGCTTGACTAAGGCGCTGGAAACCAATTTAAAAGGACGAGAAGCTAATCCCAGAGCCATAGCTTCACTCAATTTTGATCAGTTGATCTACGGAAAGGATAATATCTACGGTATTGCGACCAATGATACGCTGGAAACGACCAAAAACATCACGCTGAACGATCTTAAAGCGTACTATCAACAACTCAATCCGGAAGATGCCGTGCTTCATATAGTGGGCGATCTCAACCAGGAAGAAGCACTGGCGGGTGCTGCACCCTTGGTAGCGTCGTGGAAGGGTGATGCAGTGCCTTTACCGGAGTACGCCCTAGAAAATCAAGGCCATGCAGGAAAACTATACTTTATTGATGTACCCGGATCCAAACAATCGGTACTCTATATTGGAAAACCGGCACTATCGGCGACAGATCCCAAGGCTGATGAGCTGGATTTTGCCAATGAGATTTTAGGCGGGGGTTCCAGTGGCCGCCTGTTTCAGGTGCTTCGTATTGGTAAAGGATACACCTACGGAGCCTATTCGTACATCCCAGAACGATTAGCAGTCGCTCCATTTACCATTCAGAGCAGCGTGCGCGCCAATGCGACCTTTCCTTCGCTGGAGATTATCGAAGACATGGTTGAATCGTATGGGCCTGATTTTACGCAGGAGGATGTAGCATTGACCCAAAACAAAATTCTTAAACAGAATACCCGTGCCTACGAAAGCCTAAATGCCAAATTAGGTATGTTGCGCGATATCAGCAAATTCAAGAAACCCAAGGATTTCGTGGAACAGGAGCAACAGCGATTAATGGAGATGACTTTGGACGATTTCAAAGCGGTGATCGAAAACTATTTGCAAGAAGATGAGATGGTTTATGTGGTAGTAGGTGACAAAGCGACCCAGTGGGAGGAGGTTAAAAAACTTGGTAAGCCGGTAATTGAACTCGATATTTATGGAGCGCCAGTGGAATAA
- the galE gene encoding UDP-glucose 4-epimerase GalE: MKVLVTGGLGFIGSHTTVVLQHQGYEVVVVDDLSNSSLKVLDGIEAISGIRPQFQQLDLRDKTSVETFFKKHPDLNQVIHFAASKAVGESVEQPLAYYENNIGSLVYLLQELVKRERASLIFSSSCTVYGQADQMPITEEAPTKPANSPYGNTKQIGEEIIRDSLQAYPHLHAIALRYFNPIGAHPSALIGELPIGTPQNLVPFITQTAIGQRKQLSVFGDDYPTRDGTAIRDYIHIMDLAEAHVTALQKIEQGQSERTLETYNLGTGKGSTVLEVIQAFEQVSQQPLPYVITERRPGDIVEAYADPSKSNRELGWTAKRTLEEALESAWKWQQKLNQE, translated from the coding sequence ATGAAAGTATTGGTCACCGGGGGTTTGGGATTTATTGGTTCGCACACCACCGTAGTGCTACAGCATCAGGGCTATGAAGTAGTGGTTGTGGATGACCTCAGTAATTCCAGCCTGAAGGTATTGGACGGTATTGAAGCCATCAGCGGCATTCGTCCACAGTTCCAGCAATTGGATTTACGGGATAAAACCAGCGTCGAGACGTTTTTCAAGAAGCATCCAGACCTCAATCAGGTGATCCACTTTGCGGCCTCCAAAGCGGTTGGGGAGAGCGTGGAGCAACCCTTAGCCTATTATGAAAACAACATAGGATCGTTAGTCTATCTCCTGCAGGAATTGGTCAAACGGGAACGCGCTTCACTCATATTCAGTTCCTCTTGTACCGTGTACGGCCAGGCTGATCAGATGCCGATCACGGAAGAGGCTCCCACAAAACCGGCGAATTCACCTTATGGGAACACCAAACAGATTGGTGAAGAAATTATAAGAGATAGCCTTCAGGCGTATCCCCATTTGCATGCCATCGCCTTGCGGTACTTTAATCCCATTGGAGCCCATCCCTCTGCGCTGATCGGGGAGCTACCTATTGGCACGCCTCAGAATTTAGTGCCCTTTATTACCCAAACGGCTATTGGGCAAAGAAAGCAACTGTCCGTATTTGGTGATGATTATCCTACCCGGGACGGGACGGCCATTCGTGATTACATCCATATCATGGATCTGGCTGAAGCTCATGTTACTGCTTTGCAAAAAATAGAACAGGGACAAAGTGAACGAACGCTAGAGACGTATAATCTAGGTACTGGAAAAGGCAGCACGGTACTCGAAGTCATTCAGGCCTTTGAACAAGTAAGTCAACAACCACTGCCTTATGTGATCACTGAACGCCGACCCGGAGATATTGTGGAAGCTTACGCTGATCCTTCTAAATCCAATCGCGAATTGGGTTGGACCGCGAAACGCACTTTGGAAGAAGCGTTGGAAAGTGCCTGGAAATGGCAGCAAAAATTAAATCAGGAATAA
- a CDS encoding mechanosensitive ion channel, with protein sequence MRETLLELAVFFRELFIDQGMEPFYAKLINAVLVFVVVLVALLILDRILRFIIVESFRAFTVKTKTTLDDYLLETKFPRYIAHIFPIILFRQLMPIALIDFPESMSVVLKLLGVYIVYLILRILRSLLRATKMYLKTKEEFADKPLDSYMQVLMLFFWGFGLMLIISIISGQNKWQFAAQVGAASAVLLLIFKDTILGFVASIQVSVNDIVRIGDWITFSKYGADGYVTEINLATVRVQNFDNTFTTIPTYSLISDSFQNWRGMQESEGRRIKRSILIKQNSVRFVSPADLERFKKISLIAPYIDHRELEVSRYNKKNQVNKELLINGRNQTNLGIFRKYADAFLHENPAINKNLFLMVRHLAPTPQGIPVEIFCFSRDKQWENYEHIQADIFDHLLSAVPYFDLEIFEAPTGQDIAKLQPN encoded by the coding sequence ATGCGCGAAACCTTACTGGAACTCGCAGTGTTCTTTAGAGAGCTATTCATCGATCAGGGGATGGAACCCTTTTATGCGAAACTGATCAATGCGGTACTCGTATTTGTGGTTGTACTCGTGGCGCTGCTGATTTTGGACCGCATACTCCGATTCATCATTGTAGAGAGCTTTAGGGCATTTACGGTGAAAACCAAAACCACGCTCGACGACTATCTACTGGAGACCAAATTTCCCAGGTACATTGCCCATATCTTCCCAATAATTCTCTTTCGGCAATTGATGCCTATAGCGCTTATCGATTTTCCCGAATCCATGAGCGTGGTACTCAAACTGCTTGGCGTCTATATCGTCTATCTCATTCTGCGGATACTTAGAAGTTTGCTGCGGGCCACCAAGATGTACCTAAAAACCAAAGAAGAATTTGCCGATAAACCGCTGGACAGCTACATGCAGGTTCTGATGCTCTTTTTCTGGGGCTTCGGGTTGATGCTCATCATTTCCATCATTTCCGGGCAGAACAAATGGCAATTTGCCGCGCAGGTAGGGGCGGCCTCGGCCGTACTCCTGCTCATCTTTAAGGATACTATTTTAGGTTTTGTGGCCTCGATTCAGGTATCGGTCAATGATATTGTGCGCATAGGCGATTGGATCACCTTTAGTAAATATGGAGCAGACGGTTATGTGACCGAGATCAATCTGGCTACAGTACGGGTGCAGAATTTTGACAATACCTTTACTACCATACCTACCTACAGCTTGATCTCCGACTCCTTTCAAAACTGGCGAGGCATGCAGGAGAGCGAAGGTAGACGTATCAAGCGCAGTATTTTGATCAAACAGAATTCGGTGCGCTTTGTTTCTCCAGCAGATCTTGAACGCTTTAAAAAGATCAGCCTGATCGCGCCGTATATTGATCATCGCGAATTGGAAGTGAGCCGTTACAACAAGAAGAATCAGGTCAATAAAGAGTTGCTGATCAACGGTCGCAACCAAACCAATTTGGGGATTTTCCGAAAGTATGCCGATGCCTTTCTGCATGAAAATCCGGCCATAAATAAAAATTTATTCTTGATGGTTCGCCACTTGGCTCCAACTCCTCAGGGAATACCCGTTGAGATTTTCTGCTTCTCTCGGGATAAACAGTGGGAGAACTACGAACACATTCAAGCTGATATTTTTGATCACCTCTTATCTGCCGTGCCCTATTTCGATTTGGAAATCTTTGAGGCGCCTACCGGTCAGGATATTGCCAAATTACAGCCAAATTAG
- a CDS encoding endonuclease/exonuclease/phosphatase family protein, which produces MTFKGFLQLFAGFAVVLSLIPLIAADYWWIRMFDFPHIQLTALTLTAIIAYLMKFDIKWVNDYIFMSVMIACFAFQMTKIVPYLPHNQYELLASKKEKRTDTLTIYTANVYQKNSKKHLLVKDIEARDPDLIVLLETDSGWMDYVNTAILSSYPYTLLAPLDNTYGMLFYSKYPLENEEIRYLVEEDIPSMHGLVALPSGARFQFHLIHPTPPMPQHNPRSTDRDREMMLVADMARTTDLPVIVAGDFNDVAWSDTTTLFQKVSGLLDPRVGRGFYNTYSANNVLLRWPLDHLFVSEEFRLLSIELGDDIGSDHFPAVVSLSLEPEHAQEQTPEPPTEDELERAKEQMTSQEKMSM; this is translated from the coding sequence ATGACCTTTAAAGGATTTCTCCAGCTATTTGCCGGATTTGCCGTCGTTCTCTCCTTAATTCCCCTGATTGCCGCCGACTATTGGTGGATTCGCATGTTTGACTTTCCCCATATACAACTGACCGCTTTAACCTTGACGGCCATTATCGCCTACTTGATGAAATTTGATATCAAATGGGTTAATGACTACATCTTCATGTCAGTGATGATCGCTTGTTTTGCTTTCCAAATGACTAAAATCGTACCGTATCTGCCGCATAATCAATACGAATTATTAGCGAGCAAAAAAGAAAAGCGGACAGATACATTGACTATTTATACAGCCAATGTCTATCAAAAGAATTCCAAAAAGCATCTTCTCGTGAAGGATATCGAAGCTCGTGATCCTGATCTGATCGTTCTGCTAGAAACCGATTCCGGGTGGATGGACTATGTGAATACCGCCATTTTAAGCAGCTATCCCTACACCCTTTTAGCACCCTTAGACAATACGTATGGTATGTTATTCTACTCCAAATATCCTTTGGAGAATGAAGAAATACGCTATTTGGTGGAAGAAGACATCCCCTCTATGCATGGTTTAGTAGCACTACCTTCAGGAGCACGCTTCCAATTTCACCTAATTCATCCCACGCCTCCCATGCCTCAACACAATCCGCGATCGACTGATCGGGATCGGGAAATGATGCTGGTCGCCGATATGGCTCGAACAACCGATCTTCCGGTGATTGTGGCGGGCGACTTTAATGACGTAGCCTGGTCGGATACGACTACTCTTTTTCAGAAAGTCAGTGGTTTGCTGGATCCACGGGTGGGTCGGGGTTTTTACAATACCTACTCCGCAAACAATGTCCTTTTGCGCTGGCCTCTGGACCATTTGTTCGTTAGTGAAGAATTTCGATTACTCTCTATAGAATTGGGTGATGATATTGGATCAGATCATTTTCCCGCCGTAGTAAGCCTAAGCCTGGAGCCTGAGCATGCTCAAGAACAAACTCCGGAACCTCCTACAGAAGATGAATTGGAGCGCGCCAAAGAACAAATGACTTCGCAAGAAAAAATGTCGATGTAA
- a CDS encoding hotdog domain-containing protein yields MNFHTRKWIKPEDLNPNGTLFGGRLLEWIDEEAALYTIIQLENPKTVTKYISEIDFRSSARQGDIIEIGIEPVKFGNASLTLRCEVRNKMTRETIITIDKIVMVGLDEDGKPQPHGKTKIEFVSDRLKK; encoded by the coding sequence ATGAATTTTCACACGCGCAAATGGATAAAACCCGAAGACCTCAATCCTAATGGTACCCTATTCGGCGGACGCCTACTGGAATGGATTGATGAAGAAGCGGCCTTGTATACCATCATTCAACTGGAAAATCCTAAAACCGTAACCAAGTATATCAGCGAGATCGATTTTAGGAGTAGTGCGCGGCAGGGAGACATCATTGAAATTGGAATTGAGCCGGTTAAATTTGGTAATGCTTCGCTGACCCTACGCTGCGAAGTGCGCAACAAAATGACCCGCGAAACCATCATCACCATCGATAAGATCGTGATGGTAGGTCTTGATGAAGACGGAAAGCCACAACCTCACGGCAAAACCAAAATTGAATTTGTCTCCGATCGATTGAAGAAATAA